The region TATTTTCATTTGCCAAGCAAAAAAGAAAAAAGTCCAATCTATATATTTACTAATTTCTTCTAACGGATATTCATAAATATAATTTATTCCCATAACCTTTGGCTTATAAATTTCTTCTGTTTCCCAATCTAACTTCAATCTTTTCTTTTTTGCTTCTTTAAAAGATAATAATGTATTATTATCTCTATTTAAAAATTTATCTCTGATAATTTTATATTCTTTATTAATTTCATTTATAAAATCTTTTCTTTTTTCCTTATTACAAAGTTTTTTTGCCACAGGAACAGTTCTAGATGCATCTAATACATGAACTACACCTTTTGAATAATACGGTGCTATTTTTACTGCTGTATGTTTTTTAGAAGTTGTTGCTCCACCTATCATTACAGGAATATCCATATTTTCTTTTTCCATTAAAGTAACAATATTTGTCATTTCTTCTAATGAAGGAGTAATAAGACCACTTAATCCTATTATGTCTACATTTAATTCTTTAGCTTTTTTAATTATTTCTTCTGCTGAAACCATTACTCCAAGGTCAATAACTTCAAAATTATTACAAGCTAAAACAACACCTACTATATTTTTACCTATATCATGTACATCTCCTTTTACAGTAGCCATAAGAACTTTCCCTTCATTTTGAGAATCGCCCTCTTTTTTTTCAGCTTCTATATATGGCATTAAATACTCAACTGCTTTTTTCATTACGCGAGCACTTTTTACTACTTGTGGTAAAAACATTTTCCCACTACCAAATAAATCCCCTACAATATTCATTCCTGCCATTAATGGTTTTTCAATTATCTCTAAAGCACTATTATATGAATTTCTTGCTTCTTCTACATCTTCATTTATATATTCAACTATTCCTTTTACAAGTGCATGAGATAGTCTTTCTTCAATTGTTCCTTTTCTCCATTCTAATCTTTTACTATTATCTTTATTATTACTTTGCCCTTTTACTTTTTCAGCATAATCAATAAGTCTTTCTGTTGCATCTTCACGTTTATTTAATATTACATCTTCTACATACTCTAAAAGCTCTTTTGGTATATCATCATACACTTGAAGCATATTAGGATTTACTATTCCCATATCCATTCCATTTTTTATTGCATAATATAAAAAAACAGAATGCATAGCTTCTCTTATAATATTATTTCCTCTAAATGAAAAAGATATATTACTTACTCCTCCACTTACTTTTGCATATGGCAAATTTTCTTTTATCCATTTTACCGCATTTATAAAATCAACAGCATAATTATTATGCTCTTCTATTCCTGTAGCTACTGCTAATATATTTGGATCAAAAATTATATCTGCTGGATTAAATTTAACTTTTTCAACAAGAATATCATATGATCTTTTACAAATTTCTATTTTTCTTTCATATGAATCAGCTTGTCCTTGTTCATCAAAAGCCATTACTACAACAGCAGCACCATATTTTTTTATAAGTTTAGCTTGTCTAATAAATTCTTCTTCTCCTACTTTTAAACTTATTGAGTTTACTATAGATTTTCCTTGCAAACATTTTAGCCCTGCTTCAATCACTTCCCACTTTGAAGAATCTATCATAATTGGTACTTTAGCTATTTCTGGTTCACTCATTACAAGATTAAGAAATTTAACCATTTCTTCTTTTGCATTAAGCATTCCATCATCCATATTTATATCAATAATTTGTGCTCCACCCTCTACTTGATCTCTTGCTACTGACAAAGCCTCTTCATATTTTTTTTCATTTATAAGTCTTAAAAATTTTCTTGAACCTGCTACATTTGTTCTTTCTCCTACATTTATGAAATTCATTTCTTCATTTATCTTTAATAATTCTAACCCACTTATTTTAGTTTCTATTTTTATTATTGGAATTTCTCTAGGTTTATAATTTTTAGCAATTTCATATATTTTTTCTATATGCTTTGGTGTTGTTCCACAACAACCTCCTACTATATTTACATTTCTATTTTCAAATAA is a window of Hypnocyclicus thermotrophus DNA encoding:
- the metH gene encoding methionine synthase: MSIYEELKKKIIILDGAMGTSIQNYKLSEEDYRGKEFKNSSFNQKGNNDLLNITKPEIISEIHEEFLKAGADIIETNTFNANRISQADYGLENHVFELNKKGAEIAKKIAKKYSIPDKPRFVAGALGPTNKTASLSPKVEDPGYRDVDFDYLVEIYKEQIDGLVAGGIDVILIETIFDTLNAKAAVFAANTYMEEKNIRFPIMISGTLTDKSGRTLSGQTLEAFVTSIKNDNVVSVGLNCSFGAKDLLPFIEKLSKTEDLYISVYPNAGLPNQFGEYDELPEETSNFLKPLFENRNVNIVGGCCGTTPKHIEKIYEIAKNYKPREIPIIKIETKISGLELLKINEEMNFINVGERTNVAGSRKFLRLINEKKYEEALSVARDQVEGGAQIIDINMDDGMLNAKEEMVKFLNLVMSEPEIAKVPIMIDSSKWEVIEAGLKCLQGKSIVNSISLKVGEEEFIRQAKLIKKYGAAVVVMAFDEQGQADSYERKIEICKRSYDILVEKVKFNPADIIFDPNILAVATGIEEHNNYAVDFINAVKWIKENLPYAKVSGGVSNISFSFRGNNIIREAMHSVFLYYAIKNGMDMGIVNPNMLQVYDDIPKELLEYVEDVILNKREDATERLIDYAEKVKGQSNNKDNSKRLEWRKGTIEERLSHALVKGIVEYINEDVEEARNSYNSALEIIEKPLMAGMNIVGDLFGSGKMFLPQVVKSARVMKKAVEYLMPYIEAEKKEGDSQNEGKVLMATVKGDVHDIGKNIVGVVLACNNFEVIDLGVMVSAEEIIKKAKELNVDIIGLSGLITPSLEEMTNIVTLMEKENMDIPVMIGGATTSKKHTAVKIAPYYSKGVVHVLDASRTVPVAKKLCNKEKRKDFINEINKEYKIIRDKFLNRDNNTLLSFKEAKKKRLKLDWETEEIYKPKVMGINYIYEYPLEEISKYIDWTFFFFAWQMKIPYPKIMQDEKYKEEAKKLYDDAQIALKDIISNKLFKANAAYGILPANSVDEYIEVYNNESKEKVLARFNMLRQQEKDLENNLSLVDYIAPKNSNKIDYIGFFALTAGHGVKELAEKYRAEGNEYLAIMYTILGDRLAEAFAELLHEKIRKDIWGYANSENLTVSEELQVKYQGIRPAIGYPSIPDHSEKKVLFDLLDITNKIDILLTENYAMFPTASVCGLYFANKNSKYFNINRIDKEQVADYAKRKNITFDEARKNLAHNLEYK